The sequence CAGGCCACGGCAGCGGTTCGCAGTGGTCAGTGTAACCCCGGCCTCCACAGTCAAATTGCGGGCGTTGACCACCACCATGTCGCCATCCTGCACGGACGGCACAAAGATCAGCCCGGCAGTATTGGTCCAGCCTGGCATAGGCACCCACGACACGCCGTCAAACGACTGCTCGGCACCGGCGGCAGCAGTGAGGCGCAGATGCCCGTCACTCCCATCGCCGAACCAGTTACGCAGGCCGGAATTGTCCAAGGCTGCAGCGGGATGTCTGAAAACACTCATTACGCCACCACCTGCATGTTGAGTGCGGCAAAGCCGCGAATGACAGGCGAGCCCACGGTACCGCGCACCGAGAACATGACTAAATCCTCCGCGTTGGCGTCCTGCGTCACCTCCAGCGCTGTGCCGCCGGGCCAGAGGACCGATGCCGGAAGCGCGATGGACCGCCCCCCGGTCGCGTCCTGCCGCACGGTCAGCTCATAGGTCGCACCGGGTTGTGCGTTTGTCAGGGTAATCGTTGTCACCGCATCAACCAGCGTGATCACAGCGACAGGATTGGCACCCATGTCCCACGTTACAGCGGCGTCAACGGCAACCAGCGTGGATACGGGATAGCGCTGGCCACGCAGCCATTCGTGGGGATCAGGGAGAAGATCCACAATCTCTTCTGTGAGGTGGACGTGATCGTCGGGGGCCATGCTGGCGATGACCTGCGCCAGCTGGGTCAGGTCTTCCTCATTCGGCGTGAGACCGGCAGCCACGATGGCGGCCATTATTTCGCGCATGGGGTGCTCAATGGCCTCGGCTGCCACCGGAGAACCTTCAATTCCGGCGGCCAGATTCTCCGTGACGTATCCTTCGTTAGGATCGGCCGCGCCGATGGGCGGTACATATTTCATATGATGTCTCCTTAATCCTGATAGGCGATGACAAGTTCAAGATGCGCCGGATTCATGCGACGGAGCAGGCATTCCAGATCCGTGGCACGCACTATGCGGGTCAGTCTGTCACCGGCGCGGGATGATCCGCACCGGAAACGCTGGATACGCGGGCCGTTGATAGTGACGCGCCATACCAGCCGTTCGATGTGCCCGCCGCCCAACACGTGGCCGCAGCGGGATCGTCCGCAGATGAAGGGACGCCCGCGCCCGATGATGGTCACTGAATAGCCAAGCCGTTCCGCCAGCCTCTGAAAATAGTTGAGACTGAGGCCGTCCTTTTGCGTCAGCGCCGCCCACAGGGAGCGCCGACGTTCGCCCAGCGACGTGGCCACGGATGCCGTGCAGGCATCCGGTAACCCGGCGAATGCTTCCCACTCGCTCAGCAGTTCCAGTGTGGTACGGGGGTCGGTCTCCTCAATCAGGTCCGTGCAGCGGCCATCCACACGCGCCATGTCACCAGCGATGCCCGCCAGCAGCAACGTCAGCACGGCATCGGGATCACGCGGCCAGGCATCGCCAAGCGGCAGCAAGGCCTGCATCTGGATCAGGTATTGGTCTGCATTAGGCATTATTCGTCATTCCCCCAATCCACGCCGCCATAGACGGCCATGATGCCCGCGGAGTGCTCCACATTGGTCGTGGGACTGAGCAGGACGTGGTCATGTTCCCCTGCGGCCGTAGAGATAACTTCGCGCACATGGCTGATGAGGATGGTGCCGCCGGGTTCGGACTCGGCTATGACCATGGCCTGCAGCGCTGCTTCGATTGCCAGTCGGACACTGGGGCTGGAGGGTGTCAGATCCCGGATTTGGAAGACCAGCGGAGCGGCCATCGGGGCAAAGACAAGGGGTTCGCAACCGGGAGGACAACGGTCCGGGTGACTGAGATACTCCTGCACCTCGGTCACTTTAGCAGCGTCCGGGATAATGGAGTCAGCAGCATCGCAGACAAAAGCCAACCCCACCGTGCCACGCCCAACATAGCGGGGATACGTCCATGCTCTGGTCACACCGGGAACCTGCTTGGCCCACGTTGCATAGTCATTGGTAGCTCCACCTTTGGGCGGGGCCTGTACATAGGCCCGCAGACGGCTGCGCAGGGCTTCCACGGTTTCGATCTCGGTTCCCCCGGTCAGGCCGGATGCGCCCACGATGGCAGCTGACTGGACACCGGAAATGGTGACGGACAGCCGCAGGGTTGTGCCTGCGGCGCAGTTGCCCGCTGCGCCCGCGTTGACAGCTTCAATGGATACCATGGCGGTGCCGCCGGTAACGGCCATTTCGTCCGAGGTCTGATATTCCGTGCCGTCCGTGCGCTGCAGCAGTGTACCGGCAGGCACAACCGTACCGGACAGGCCCGTCAGGGTGATGATACCCGTTGCTGCCGTTGCGGCCTTGCGAGGCACACCCCACCAGTTGGCATGACGCACCAGGTGAGCCTCATCCGCCGTATCGGGAATGATCTGTTTAGACAGATAATCCAGATAGCCATATAACCCGTGCTGGGTTCCGCCCACGGCACGTGCCGTCACAGCCACATCGGCTGCGGGCAGGCGGGCCGAGGAGGATTCCATGCGGGTGTCAATATCGCTTTCGATGCGCTCGGCCAGTGCGGCAAGCGTGGGGCGTTTGAAACTCACAACGGCCTCCTGAATGTTTCCGTAACGGTTGTGCCATCCGCCAGTGTAATGGAGATGGTCAGAACCAGTATGCCTGTGGCATCAGCTGCCCATGCGGCTGTCACATCAACGCTGGTTGCCCAGCCTCCCGTGATCAGCCATTCCAGCGCCTCGGCGGCATACGCCTGCGCACGACGCGCTGTTTCCGCTGTCTGCTTTTCACGGGAGAGCAACCACAGCCTGCTGCCGGTGACCCACGGCGCGCCCTCCGGGGCTTGTGCGGGAGGCAGGATATCGCCCCACCAGCCCCGGCGGTTGCCGAAGCCGGTCGCCCCGTCCGGAAGCGCATCATCGTCATGGGCACGGGCGTCCGTGAACAGGCTAATCACGATGGCCCTGCGCAGTCCGCCATCGGCAGCCAGCAGGCCCCGCTCCAGAGGCGCTTCAAGGGTGTACTCGCTTGCTCCCATTTACGCCCCCTGCGGCGGGTCGGTCGGCCCGCCGTTGTCGTTTTCATCGTGTACGTGGCCACGCAGGCTAACCGTCCCGGCAACCGCATCCGCATCAGTAGTAATATTGCCCGTGGTGTGCTGCGTGCCCTGAAACAGAGCGGCGGAAGTCCCTTCCCCCACGCCGCACGATGTGAACGCAGGCGTGCTGACCGTGGCCCCTGCGGACGCAGTGAGCGTCAGCTGGGCCGTGGCCATGTCGATACTTTCGGTAGCGGACACAATCATCCGCTTCGTCTCCATGGTGATGTCTTCGACCGCGCTGATCCGCGCGTGCACTGTGGTCAGTTCCACGGTCCGGCCCCGTTTGAAGATCAGGCTGTCTCCTTCGTCGGTATACAGGGCCACCTCTCCCGATTCGAGACCGCGCAGCCGGAACTGCCGGTCCGCGATGGCCACCACTATGCCGGAAGAGCGGTCGCCTCCGACGAACATGACGGCGGCCTCCATGCCGGGCAGCGGGTTGGAGGTGAAGCCGTAATGCTCGAAGCATTCCAGCCCATCCCGCGTTTCCCCGGCCAGCAGACCGGCCTGCAGCGCCTGAACACGCCGGGAGGAATCCACAAGGCGGACGACGGCACGCGCGACCATGAGCCGCACGCGCTGCACCAGCGGCGCACACAGACGGTTAAAATCGTCACGGTTCATCACGCATCCTCCTCATCCCAGCCGCGAGCCCCGGTGGCTTTTTCGGGCTCGGCCAGTACAGCAAAGGCGGCGGCGCGGGCCACGGTGAGTTCCGTCACAGTTCCTTCGCGATCCGTCTGTCTGAACTGGACCTGCGTGATGATCCAGCGCCCCGAAAGAGACAGCAGATCATCCTGCAGGGTAACGGTCTGGCGGGGACGCCACAGTGCTCCAGACGGATTTTTCCAGCCCGGCACGCTGTATACGGCCTGCGCCGCGCGGGCTGCCCGAGTCTTGGCTTCATGGTCTGCACGGCTTGCCAGAGTGGGACCGCCAGCCTGCGTCTCCGCCACCAGCACCAGCGGCCGGTGACGGGGAACTCCCGGATCGGTAGCGCTGCCGCTGGGAGCGGTGATGGTATCCGCATCTTCCAGATCGTCTGCATCGGCACCGCCATCAGCGTGCGCCATGGCCGTATAGGCCGAGTAACGGTCCGCCATGGAACGGGTGCATTGACCGGAGAGTATGTTCACCCCCGGCTGCAAGGTGGCCACGGGTGCGTCTTCGGTCACGGTATCGATGATCAGGCCGCCCAGCCCATCGGACCACGCCATGAGGCCCCGCTGGCGCAACATGCGTTCCAGCGTGGCCGCCACGGTATCTCCGGGATTGGTCGCAAAGCGGGCAAAGGGAGTGACGGAGGCGGCTGCGCTGCGGGCCGAGACGCTAATGCCGAATGGCCGACACAGGTCCGATGCTATGGCCGCCAGCGTCCGGTCCCGCCAGTCCTGCACCGGGGCACTGCAGTCCACGAGGTCACCGGCCTTGTCTCTGCCGCGCAGGGAGGTTCGGCGGCTGGCATCATCATAATCGCGGGCCACCTCGTCTATGTAGCCGGTGACAACGGTTTCCCCGTCGATACGCACAGTACAGGCATCGCCTTCGGTAACTTTCAGACGCTCACGCTGGCCATGCGCAATCCACGAGTCTGTCAGGCTGACGTCAAACTGGCCGGACAGGCGGTCAATGGCCAGCGTGATGGATACATCCTTCCAGCCCTCGTGTATTTCCGTGCCGACATGCAGGTGCACCACGTTTTCATTTGCCATTACGTTTCACCTTCAACGTTCTGCCTCCGGGCACAAACCCAGGATGGCGGATAATGGTCGGGTTGCGGGCCAGCATATCCGCTTCCCGAGATGCATCGCCGTAGTATCCGTAGGCTATTACGAGGGACGGCAGTGTTGCCCCCGGCGTAAGGTCTGCCAGCCGGGCAAGGTCCGCTCCCCGCGCCGTTATGTCCCGCACTACGGCGGTACGCAGGGTGTGCAGTGCCTCGTACAGCGGGTCCGATGCCGTGGTCATGGCCATATCCAGAGCCTTGGCCACCTGCTGACGCACCTCCACGGCATCCTCGTACACATCGAAATCCATGTGCGCCGTGGCCCGCGCCGCCTGCACCACAGCCAATCCGGATGTCAGGTCCGCCAGTGCCGCTTGGTTGACGGCATCCTGCGCGGAAGTATCGGTTAGAGTAGGACGAACCGGAGCCATGGCAGCCAGTTCGGTTGCCGCTGCATAACGGCTGACGCCGCCGTTGGCCTTTGCGGAGGTCCCCGCCATGAGTGCGGAAACCACCCCGAGCAACCCATCAGCCAGCGAGTGGGGAGCATCCAGCAAGGATACCGCCTGTCGGCGGATATTGAGCAAGGATCGCTGGGCCGCCGGAGTCGTCCACGAGGTTGTCCGGGCACCATCCAGCCATGCCTCAACGGCTGCCAGCGCCGTGGTGCGCAGGATGTCCGGCCCGGCCACTGAGAACCGTTCCGGAAAGTCGTCCACATAGGCGACTTCGGCACTGTCCGCAGCCCTTGCTGTCAGGGCCGTGGTATCAGTACGGCTGGAATGTCCGCCTTCGGCATCCTCCACAAAATCGATGCGCCAAGCCACATAGCCGCCCATGTCCAGACGCTCCGAGGCGCTGAATGTGCGCACTACCACGGTATGCGAGAGGCCCCACGGGTCCACGTATTCACCGGGCCCCGGCTTTTCCAGCGCGCCCAGCAGGGTGTTGCGCGAACCGAGGTATTCCGCTCCGAACTGGAACGCCTCCACAGACAACTGGCGGGCCTTGCGCCCCATATCCTCGTTGCTCGGCTCATCCCGTTTGGGATACTCGTGCGTGGCCACGCGCCGACCGCCCGCATACTGGCGGCTGGACACCTCAAACGGGATGCCCCGGAACGATGCCGGACGCAGGTTGTCACGCCATGCCATGCCGCACTCCTAATTTGCTCCGGCCATGAGCGGGCCGGTGCGCGCGTTGATAGTCACGTTGGCACTGTCCGACCGCGTTACGACGCTGGAACCGGCAGGCAGGCCGCGAACCACCAGTTCGATGGTATGGCGCAGGGTTCTGGACGATCCGGCACTTTCGGCCTGCGTGGCTCTGGCCGTGGTCTGTGCGCCGTGTGCCTCGGCAGCCTCCGCACCGGCCCCCATGCGGGGCAGCGGCTGCTTGCTGCCGGAAGCGGCGTCCATGCTTGCACCCATGCGAGGCATTGCCTTGCCCGTATTGGCCGGTGCTGAGTCCCCCTCGGGAACGGACGGTGCATCGCCTCCGATGCCCAGCCATTTGCCTACGGTGTCGAACATGGGGCTCATCTTGTCCCACAGCGCACCGATCCAGCCGAAGAAACTATCCCAATAGGGGCGCACCGGCTCCCATATGCTGCTGAAGAAGGCGGCCACAGGTTCCCAATGATCTATAAGGTACGCCGCCCCGAGGCCGATGAGCGCGATGGCGGCACCTATGGGTGTTGCCATGAAGGACGCGGACATAATGCGCCAGGCCGTACCGACCAGCATGATGGCGGGTGGTAGTATGGTGAGTGCCGCGCCGAGGCCGATCAGCGTGAACGTAAATACCGGCGAGGCTTCGGCTGCATCGGCAATAAAACCGATGAACGGGGTAATCACATCCATAACGGCACCGAGCGGGGCAAGGAAGGATCGGCCTATGGAATCACCCAGCCGGGACAAAGCGTTGTCGAAGGCCTTGGTCTTCTCATTAAACTGATCCATCATAATGCCGTACTGGCTGTCCACAGTACCCGCACTTTCAGTCATGATCTGGTGCTTCAGCGTCTTCAAATCCTCAAGGTCAGCCAACACCGGCTTGAGAAAATTCTGCACCTGCGCATCTCGGAATATCTGACCAATTTTGAAAGGATCGCCGCCTGTTTTGGCCTTGACCGCGTCCAACACATCTTCCAGCGGGTTGCGGCCTTCGGCCCATGCCTTGCGGATGATGGCCTTGATGTTGATCCCGGCCTGCTTGGCGTTCTTCAGCGTTTCCGGTGAGGACAACGCCCGCATGAAGTTGGCCATGTTGTTGGCGGCTTCACCGGGATCTGCCGCGCCGCGTTTGGCGATCTGGAGTGATGCAGCCAGCGTGCTGACTGCTTCGCTCCCCTGCAGCTTCAGCGCTTTAGCTCCGGCACCAAGCATGGGGAAATACTTGGCCATGTCCTTCAGTTCAAAGGCTCCGGCATTTCCCGCATATGCCAGGCGGTCCAGTTCGTCGGTGAGTGCCGTGGGGGCGACCCCCAGTGTCTCAACCAGCACGTAGGCCGTGTCAGCCAAGTCACCTATATCCGCCTGCGTACCCGAAGCCGTACGCCCGATACCATACAAGGAATCCTGCGCCTTGCCCGCATCCATTCCCGCGCTGACCAGCTTGTTGAAACCGCGCTCCAGGTCGATCACAGATTGGTTCGTTGCAGACGGCACGGCCAGTTCCCGCAGACGGTCACGTAGCTCCGCTACCTGCCCTGCGGACATGTCTGCCGTTATGCCGGTTACCGCTAAGCTATGTTGCAGATCGCCAGCCATAGTCACGGTCTTGCGGATTAGCATGAGTGAGCCTATAGCCTGACCAACTTGAGCCATGTGCCCCTGTAGGTCGTCCGATGCGCCGCTCAGGCTCCGCATTTGGCGATCTGTAGCTCCCAGCGATGCCCCCAACTGCAGGGATCGGTCGGAGAGCCGGGTCATCTCCGACCCGGCTGTGCCGAGGGAAGACCGGAAGCCGCCTGCAAGAGCGGCCCCGATCATGATATTAAGCGCCATCTGGCCGGAACCGAGCACACCTGCCTCCTGTCCTTATCTGTCGAGCGACATGTCCCGTGCGAGGCGCAGGGCCTCCGCGTGGTACATGAGGAATTCCATCATCCGCATAGTCTCTATTTCCCGCCTGCCCCATCCGGCGACATGGCCGAGTTCGAGCGCGGCTCGGCGGACACTGCCGCGTGGGGCGAGAGAAAACGGTGCAGAGCCCGCTGCAGTTGCGCGTAGTCGCACGAAGGCAGCTTACGCAGGGCTTCAGCAGGTACACCGCACAGATGAGCGATAAGGCGCAACTCGTACTGTCCCTGCGTAGAGCCGGGCATGTCCACGACAATCTGATCCTCCACGAACGGTTCGCGCAGGGTCAGTTGTGTGTAGGTCGCATCCCCCACCTTGAAGGGGCGGGAAAGCGGTACGGGCACGGGAGGCAGGGCGCTCGACTCGCTGACCTGTGCCGGCGTGCCGGATGCCGCCTGCTCTATCCTTTCTGCATTCTGGTCCTTCATTGTTTTCTCCTAAACGGGTTCCGCGGGAGCCCCGGTAAACTTTACTTTCATTTTGCCGCCTTCGCCTTCGCTGAGCTCCAGCACGTCTTCCAGGAAGGCCTCGCGGATCATCCACGTGGTGCCTATATCCGCCCGGAAGGTGATGGTGGCATTGGTGATATTGCGGATGGCTTCCACCGGCGTGTCCTTGGACACATTCACCTCGCATTCGAGAGTGGCGGGCACCATTTCTTCGGCATAGCCGACGCTGTTGCTGCCCTGCACGGGTTTGCGGGCATAGCCGCCCAGAGTGATCTTGGCGGATCTCTGTGTGTCCAGCGTGTTGCCGTCGTAGGCGATTGTCGCACGACCGAGGTATTGCATGATGTGCTCCTGTTGTAGGTTGGTCCGTATGGTGCGTTACACGCGGAACTGAACCAGCGCCGCGAAGACGCGCAGCTGGTTGACCAGATCGGGCGGCAGCACGACGTCCACGCGGGTGGGGTCATCCGCGTTGCGTTCCACCACCAGCAGATGCTTGAATGCATCCACCTGCTCCACCCAGCCGCGCTCTTCCCACGCCCGCGCCAGAGCAATGAGTTCGGCCCTGATGATGCTGGGGGTTACAATGGCCTGCCCGGCACCGAACCGGGTGCCGTCGTCGGCCAGTTTATGCCGGGGAAATTTCTGGCTGATGCGGGCCCGCAGCGTACTGCGCAGCACCGAGAGAGTCGCCAGCGTTTCCGCATCCAGATAGCTGGGGTCGGGCAGGCCGTAGCTGTTCAGCTGGTACGTGGTGATGGCCCGCTCGATGGACACGGTACCGTCCACGGCTACAAGGAAGGTGCTGATACCGTCGTACAGCAGCAGGTTTCGTTCGGCACGGGTGAACCGATCCGGTTCCTGCGGGGCCAGAACGCCGGGCAGCTCCAGCGTCTGCAGCGGCCGGGCCGGGTCAATACCCAACTGGTACGCTGCAACGGCACCGTACACAGACGCCCAAACCCACGGCGGCGTGGGGCTCTTCTGCGCCCCCATAATCGACAGGACTTCGGAATTGCGCCCGCTGCCTATAGTAGACAGCGCGGCGTGCGTACCGGACAGAGCCGCCCATGCCTGCCCTTCGATCTGACGGGTTGCGGACCAGCGGTCCTCCAGCTCCGCTTCCAGCGCGGCGAGGTTGGCGGTGTCCGTCCACGGAGTGATCATGTGGTGGTACTGCACGTCGCCGAGTGCCGTGAGCGCGTCACCCACATCAGGGTTGCCGGAACCGCCGCTCATGCCCGCTATGGTCACGGTGAGACCTGCGGGAACGGCATCGCCCTGCCAGTAGGTGGTACGCATATCCAGCGCATTCATGGCCTCGCCCTTATGGCGGGCGGTGATGGTGACCACGGCGGCAGATGCGGTCGCCGTTACCGGCAGATCGGGCAACGCATTGACCGCATCGGCCAGATCAGCCGCCACGGTGGATGCGCTGGCACCCACGGCTACAGATGTCTGCACCTTGGTGCCGCCCACATAGAGCAGCAGTGTTCCGGCCTTCACGGCGGCACCGCTGATGGTGACCGTACCTGTTGCCGCCTGACCGGCGATGTTATCCACCACGGGAACGGCCCACAGGTCGGAATCCTCGTTGGCATTTTTGAATGCGGAGGCCATGGCGGCCAACATGCTGCCGCGCCCGAACAGCGCTACGGCATGATCGGCGGACAAAACACGGACAGGAACGAGCGGTGCTGCCGTGCCGGTGGACAGAGGCTGTCCGAGCAACAGCACGCGGACCATGTCACGCACCAGCCCCTTGTTGGCCAGCGAGTTATCAAATTCCACATACTGGCCGGGGGTGCGGATGGTGACCGGTATCTGAGCAAAACTGATGGGCATGACTTACTCCTTGCCAGCCTGCACGGGCTGTGCAGTCTTGGCGGTCTTGGTGGCCGGGGCCTCTCCGGCGGCGGGCACGGGGACAACGTCACCGGCAGCCAGACGGCGCTGCCAGTAGATGTTACAGGGTTTGCTTTCTCCCTCCGTCTTGAGCGGCTTGAAAGACTCGGGGTCGCGTACCACATCGCCGGGTCGGGCTGGCCTGATGGTAATTTCGGTGGGCATGGGGTCACTCCTTGTGCAATGCCACCTCGTCACGGATGGCGGGGACAGGAACGTCCCAACTGCCGTCGAGGAGGGTAAAGTCGGTTATGCCTGCACCGGCATCGCCGGGCATGGATGACGCATCCGAACCATCCGCAGCCGGTTCCACCAGCCAGGACGTTTTGAACTCCACGGCTACAATGGACACGGCCATCGAACGCAACATGCCGTTGAACAGAATGCGTGAGCCGTGCGGGATGAGGGGTTGTATGTCATCGCGCAGGCCAAGGGTCTGGCCGCACAGCAGGGTCATGATGTCATGTCGCATCTGGTAGGTTCCCACTTCACCGGCAAGGCCCCCGTGGCGGGTTGAGCGCTCGTTACGCAGGGACCGCGCCACGCACAGCACCGCGAAGGTTGCTTCCTCCAGATATCTGGAACCCCTATCCGTGGCTTTGCCAACCCCCGTGCAGGTGACGAGGGCACGGGGCAGGCTGTTTGCGATCTTGGCCAGCTCGTTTTCGCTGTCGAGCTGGCCGCCGTAGCTTTCGGCACGCAACGGATAGCCCAGCACGTTCTGGCTTGCAGCTGCATGCAGACGAGTGATGATGGCGCGTTCAACGGAGGCGATCATTTACAACGCTCCTGCAAGGTAATGGAAAATGATGTCCTGTACGTCTGCGGCGTCATCATCCGACAAACCGAGATACGGACGCGCCGGAATGTCGCCCCATGGAATGGGACCGTTGCGCCGGGTGCGGCCGGAACTGCCCTGCGCCGCTCCCAACTGATGGATGCGGGCGTACGGCCAGTTACTGCCGATCTCCACCGCGTCCGGTTGGGCCTTGTATTCCAGGCTGCCATACAGATGTCCGGTAATGCGCAGGATGGGGCCGGTGTCGCCGCGTTTGCGGACGGTGACCGGAGACAGTTCGGGCCAGTCTGTTCCGTCCGGTCCCTGCTGTTCTTCAAACCGGCGCTGGGTGCGCTGCAACACCTGCGAGCCGATTTCGTCCATGGCGGACCGCAGATCGTTTCCTGCCGCCAGCAGCCTGCCAAGCCGGGCTTCAATGGCATCCAGCCCTTGGGGCCGTATGGTAAAGGTGATGCCGCCAGCCATCAGAACCCCTTCATGCTGTCATTGGTAAAGGTTCTGCCACCGACGGAAAGGACCGTTTCGCCGCCCGTGGCTCCGGTTGTTTCCAGTCCGGCAGACTGCAACTGCACCACACCGCGAGCCACTTCACGCAGCCCCTGCAGGGCGGTGTCGTGCCCGGCCTTGACGGCATCGGGCACGGCAACCTTATGCAGATAGAAGCGGGCGATGTCGCAGCACCAACGGCGGGCCATGTCGGGCACCGGGTGCAGAGGCACCCGGTAGCGGGCCGCCACATAACCGTTGACCAGTTCCGTGGCATCGCCGAGCGCTGTCAGCACTGCGGTGACATCCGCGGAGCCGGTCATGGCCGTGTCGGTCAGTTCCAGCAGTTCCTGATGACCGAAACGGGCAGTCATATCATCTACTGTTGCGTACATCGCCCGCTCCGCTACTTTCCGCCCTCGGCGGAGGTTTCAGTCCCGGCTTGGGCCTTTCCCACAGGGGCAGGCTTCGCAGCATTCTTCCCCTTGCCGGTTTTGGCCTCGGCGTCGGTTTCTTCCGGTTCGCCCAAAGAACCAAGGTCGGGCACGTCCACCTCATCCACCACCAGCATGGGGTCGGCGTACAGGGCGTCCAGCTGTTCGTTGGAAAAGGTGCCTTCCGGGTAATCGCGGGTGCCGGAGTGGGCCATGCCTGCGCGACGGTGACCGTCACGCTTCGCGGTGATCCTGATCATAACGGGCATGATGGGCACTCCTTATGCGAGCCACGGCGAGACGAGCACTTCCGCCGAGTTCTGGTAGACGTTGGTGGCACCGGAGGCATCGCGTTCGGCCTTGATGACTTCCAGCGCCTTCTTTTCCAGAGAGGGCGGCACCACCAGCAGGCTGGGGCGCACACCAAGGGGTTTGCCCCGGTCACCCTTCATGCCCATCATGGCGGCACGCGCGGCGCCGTAGGTTTCGGCAGTCAGGTCCTGCTTGCTGGCGTGGGCCAGCTGCCACAGGCCGTATCCGGCGTTGGCGCGGCAATCCACGCCGTAGCGATACTGCTTTGCGCTGAACACGGCTTCGTCCGTAGGCGCATCCATGCTCACAAAGGTATATTTACGCCGTTCCTGGAATATGATGGGCTTCACGGCACGGGTGGTATCCAGCAGGAACCACGGTGTGCCGGTGCCGCCGCCGAAGTTGGAAACGCTGATCTCGCTGCCGTCCTCGTCCAGCACGGGGTGGTCGGTGTCGAAGAACGGCTGGCCGTCATAGCAACGACCGGTGAAGCCATTCAGGAGCAGTCCATAGGTCAGAAGGGAAGGATGCACCTTGGCATCCTGGCCTAACTGCGCGAAGAGCGGCGTGTACGCCCCCACGGCATCGTCTTCGATATCGTCGCGATCCACGCCCACGGTGTTTTCAAACGAAAGGTTCTTGATGGTGAAGCTATGCAGCTTCAGATTCTGGATGACACGGTCGCCCAGCCATTCGCGGAATCCGGTGGTGTTGCCCAGCCACGGATAGGTTTCCAGCTTGGCCGTGCTCTTGACCACCATGGCGATTTTTTCATGGTCCGCCGGGGCACCTTCGAACGCCTGCTGGAAAACGAGACGGAATCCGGTGAACAGCGCCTGAAGGCTCTGCTGATTGATAATCATGGGTACTCCTAGAACGCGACCCAAACGCCGGTGGCGTCCACGTCTCTGATGGTTCCGGCAGCGGGACGCGTCCCGGTGCCATCGGTTGCCGCAACGGTCTGATCGTCCACGGCGTAGGCCGCCTTGCCGATGTGCGTGCGGTCGATGCTGCCGTCATTGGCAAGATGGAACGCACCCCGCACCTTGACGGAAACCTGTAGGTCACCGTCAGCCCCGGCGCTGTTGTCCGCATGGCCATCCGCCACACCCAGCACGGTCAGTGCGGTCGAAGCGGATGCGGGCACGGCATAGCCGGTGGCGTTCAGCGCCACCATGCCGCCCGCGTACAGGCAGGCGGACGCCGCCAC is a genomic window of Desulfovibrio psychrotolerans containing:
- a CDS encoding Mu-like prophage major head subunit gpT family protein; this encodes MIINQQSLQALFTGFRLVFQQAFEGAPADHEKIAMVVKSTAKLETYPWLGNTTGFREWLGDRVIQNLKLHSFTIKNLSFENTVGVDRDDIEDDAVGAYTPLFAQLGQDAKVHPSLLTYGLLLNGFTGRCYDGQPFFDTDHPVLDEDGSEISVSNFGGGTGTPWFLLDTTRAVKPIIFQERRKYTFVSMDAPTDEAVFSAKQYRYGVDCRANAGYGLWQLAHASKQDLTAETYGAARAAMMGMKGDRGKPLGVRPSLLVVPPSLEKKALEVIKAERDASGATNVYQNSAEVLVSPWLA